Genomic window (Gemmatimonadota bacterium):
CGAACTGGATCCGAAGGATCCCACGCCGCGCGTCAATCTGGGTTCGCTCCTCTACTTCAACTTCAAGCGCACATTCGAGGCCAAGGAAGCTCTGTCCGCGGCACTGGAGCTGGATCCGGATCACTCCGACGCCCACTTCAACCTGGGTGTTCTCTTCGCCGACGCAAGAATGTTCAAGGAAGCGAAGCGAGAATGGGAGTTCGTGCTGGATAAGACACCAGACAGCCCGGCAGGGGCCCTGGCGCGCGAGAACCTGGAGCGGATCAGTCCTCTCTTCCAGGAGGCGGACGCCCCCACGGAGTAGAGGCGCGGCGTGTCTTGACAACCTTCGGGATCTCCTCCAAGGTACCCGGGACTTTTCCCCGGGACGCGCCGTTCCGGTCCGCCTTCAAATGGAGGGCAGATCCGCGCGGCCGTGTCCGCGAGCGTGCAGATGCCAAGACTCCGAGGAGATGAAACATGAACAGGACTGGTCGGGGGCTCTCCCCCTGGGTGCCCTGGCTTGGGATTCTATTGATCGTGGGAGGGTGTTCCCCGCCTGACCAGAGTACTCAGGTCGAGGTCATGGCGGAGCCGGTTTCGAATGGAGACGAGGAGTTTCGCCAGAGTCTCTTTCTGGGAGATCAGTACCGATCCAGCGGACTCTTGGGCAAGGCGGTGGAGGAGTATCGCAAGGCGGTGGACCTCAAGCCGGATGATCCGGATGTCTACGCGCGTCTCGGTTTTGCGCTGACGGAAATGGAAGAGTTCGAAGACGCAGTCAAAGCGTATCGGCGTTATGTCGCCCTGCGCCCGAAGGACTGCAACAGTCACGCCAGTCTGGCCTTCTCGTACATGAAGCAGGGGCTTTCGGATCAGGCCATCGTGTCCTATGAGCACGCCATGGAGCTCTG
Coding sequences:
- a CDS encoding tetratricopeptide repeat protein is translated as MNRTGRGLSPWVPWLGILLIVGGCSPPDQSTQVEVMAEPVSNGDEEFRQSLFLGDQYRSSGLLGKAVEEYRKAVDLKPDDPDVYARLGFALTEMEEFEDAVKAYRRYVALRPKDCNSHASLAFSYMKQGLSDQAIVSYEHAMEL